The proteins below come from a single Desulfonatronovibrio hydrogenovorans DSM 9292 genomic window:
- a CDS encoding SIMPL domain-containing protein — translation MADRASNNFMAGVILALALVAGAWILGSAIKDFRAYDRFVSVRGFAEREVQADLAYWPISFSAAGNDLQKIQQELDTSRDEVLDFLARQGLGQAEISVSAPRITDQHAYGVSEQHRPANRFTAQSVITVRTDQADLVKQAMAAAGELVTRGVVLIHSYEFQPRFEFTGLAEIKPEMIAQATKDARNAAQQFAHDSDSRVGAIRRASQGLFTINDRDPFTPEIKLVRVVTSVDYFLKD, via the coding sequence ATGGCAGACAGGGCATCCAACAACTTCATGGCCGGTGTAATTCTGGCTTTGGCCCTGGTGGCAGGGGCCTGGATCCTGGGATCAGCCATCAAAGATTTCAGGGCCTATGACAGGTTTGTCAGTGTCCGGGGGTTTGCCGAGAGAGAAGTCCAGGCAGACCTGGCCTATTGGCCCATCTCCTTCAGTGCTGCCGGCAATGACCTGCAGAAAATCCAGCAGGAGCTGGACACATCAAGGGATGAAGTCCTGGATTTTTTGGCCAGACAGGGTCTTGGCCAGGCTGAGATTTCTGTATCCGCCCCCAGGATAACCGACCAGCACGCCTATGGCGTATCTGAACAGCACAGACCGGCCAACCGGTTCACAGCCCAGAGTGTCATCACTGTGCGCACAGACCAGGCCGACCTGGTCAAACAGGCCATGGCTGCAGCCGGAGAACTGGTCACCAGAGGCGTAGTCCTGATCCATTCCTACGAGTTTCAGCCCAGGTTTGAATTCACCGGCCTGGCTGAGATAAAACCGGAAATGATCGCCCAGGCTACAAAAGATGCCAGAAATGCAGCCCAGCAGTTTGCCCATGACTCGGACAGCCGGGTGGGTGCCATCCGCCGGGCCAGCCAGGGTCTTTTCACCATCAATGACCGGGACCCCTTCACCCCTGAAATCAAACTGGTCCGGGTGGTGACCAGTGTGGATTATTTTTTAAAGGATTGA